Genomic DNA from Candidatus Koribacter versatilis Ellin345:
CCTCGGTAAGGGAACGCGCGGTGACCTCGTAGATGAGCACCACGCCCGGCGAAAATTTCGACCAGGCCGGGTGGAAGTAGACGGTGTAGAAGCGCCGCACCGTGTGATCGCGTAGCGTCACCAGCGCTGCGATCAACTCGGTCCCGATCTCGAGAGAAAAAATCTCGCAACGCGACCCAAGTGCAGCGCACGCAACCTCCATGAATTCGCGCCGATGCGGATCGAGAAAAATGTTGTTCGTCTCGTGCGGGAACTGTGAAGCCTTGCGCTCATAAATCGTTCGGATGAGCGCACAATTGTCTCCCGCGTGCGTGAACAGGTGCGCGCCGCGCTTGATCATCCGCCGGTAAAACATGCCGAGCTTGTTATGCGAGGCACGGAACTCATCGGAGTCGCAATCCGCCGCGCGCACCCGCGGAGCATTGGCGAAGTCATGCATCGGAATCATCTGCCAGCGCGCTTGCGCATCAGGATGCACCGCGAAGAACGAGAGCCGACGCTGCAGCTTGGCGATCTCCGCCCACGCCGCTTCCAGCGCCTCATTGGTACCGCCGCAAAGCACATCGCGATAGTCGAACAACGTCTCGCCGAGCAACGTGATTGACCCATCGTGCTTACGCACCGCCGCCGGTACGATCGCCACCGACGATTCGCTCTCCGCCATCATGATGTAAGGCGATTCGCGCTCCGCGAAATGGGTCGCGGCAAGACAGTTGAGGGTGTAGTCCTGGAAGATGCTCTGGCGTTCGCGGTCGTGCAACCGCTCCCACGCAGGGCGTAGGCGCTCGATCTCGGCTGGGGATGTCGCGATCGTGATCCGCACTAACGGCTCCAAGAAACAGAGTTGGATGCTCGTTCTGGGTTCTGGTTTGGCTTACGAAGTGGTCGGCCGAAATTAGCTTGTATTACGGACAGAATTGTATGCGTGGCATTACTATGTGTGCCATGAAAATGCGCATGCATTGCATTGGAATATTCGCTGCTCTCCTGACCGCTGCCGCTACACTTTCGGCCCAGCCTCCAATGATCAAGTCGCCTGAGGTCCACCCCGACGGCACCGTCACCTTCCGCCTCTTCGCCCCCGCCGCAAAGAGCGTCGGCGTCAACATTGAGCTCGCCTCGGGCGAGCAGAAGCTATCGCTCACCAAGGACGACAACGGTCTCTGGAGCGCCACGACCGCAGCATTCACGCCCGACATGTACTCCTACGGCATGAACGTGGACGGCATGGAGATCATCGACCCCAACGTTCACCACTACGTGCCGAATTACCTGGCGCAAGGTGCAGTGTTCATCGTGCCCGGCAACTCGCCGCAACCCTGGGAAGAAACGGATGTCCCGCACGGCCAGCTTCATCGCCACTTCTACACCTCGAAGCTGATCGGCGATCGCCGCGACTACTACGTCTATACCCCGCCCGACTACGACCCCAAAGGCAAGACCAAGTATCCCGTCCTGTACCTGTTGCACGGCTACAGCGACATGGCCAACGGCTGGGTGGTGATGGGTCGTGCCAACTTCATCATGGATAACCTCATCGCCCAAGGGAAAACCAAGCCGATGATCGTCGTGATGACCCTCGGCTACGGCGAGCCCCACATCCTGGACGGTGGCTGGACGGGAGTACGTGACAACAAATTGTGGAAAAGCAACATTACGAAGTTCACCGATGCTTTGCTGACGGAGGTCATTCCGCAGGTAGAGAAAGATTACGCGGTGAAAGCTGACCGCGAGAATCGTGCCGTCGCTGGCCTCTCCATGGGTGGCGCCGAGACCATCTACACCGGCCTCCACAACATCGATAAGTTCGCTTACATCGCACCGCTGAGCTCTGCAATTTTCGATGATCCGAACGTCGAATTCCCGGACCTGAACGCGAAATCAACTGAGAAAATCAAGATGCTGTGGATTGCCTGCGGCAAGGACGATGGGCTGCTCAAGCAGAACCGCGACTTCAAGACCTGGCTGACGTCGAAGGGTGTGAAGTACACGAGCATCGAGACTGACGGCGCGCATACCTGGCAGGTCTGGCGCCGCAACCTGATCGACTTCTCGCAGCTACTCTTTCGCTAGTTGCGTGTCGTGGGCGGGGGCATGCTCGCGCTTGAAGAGCATCTCAGCGATGAGCAGCACCGCCCCGACGCAGATTGCGCTATCCGCAACGTTGAAGGCGGGCCACTCCCACCGTTTGTAATACACCAGCAAAAAATCGGTGACCCAGCCGTGCAAGACGCGGTCCCACAAATTTCCCAGCGCTCCGCCGAGGATAAGCGCCAGGGAAAAGCCGTTCCACGTGAATGCTCGGCTGTTCCGCACCAGCAAGACGAGCACGATTACGAGCGCCACGATCGAGAAGATCACCAGCGTCGCCATGCGCCAAGCTGCTGGAGCGTCAGCGAATAGGCTGAACGCCGCGCCGGTGTTGCGCAGGTGCGTGATCTTGAAGAACCCCGGAATGACGCTGATGCTGTCGAACAGGGAGATCTTCTGCGCGACGATGAACTTCGTCCAGCGATCGAGCAGGAAGATCGCCAGCGCAGTGGCGATGTAGAGCGAACGAGTTGTACCGTGAGACTTCGTCAATCGGGTAACAGGTAGGGCTAGTGAGCTCCTGCCGTTGCCTCCAATTTATGCAGGACCGGGCTGCAGCGTTCACAGACCGTCGGATACTCAGCGTCCTCGCCAACATGGGTCGAGTAGTTCCAGCAGCGCTCGCACTTCTGTCCGGGAGCCTTATTCACCTGCACCTGCAATCCTGAGCCATTGGTTCCGCCCGTCGCGAGTTGGACGTCGGAGACGATGAACAGGTAGCGCAGCTCTGCCTTGTGCTTCTCCAGCAGTGGGACGAGTTCCGCCGGGGCGGTGAGCACGACCTGTGCTTCGAGACCACTGCCAATAAGCTTGGCATTGCGGGCTTCTTCGAGCGCCTTGAGGACGTCGGTTCGGACGGCGATCAGGCGCTCGTACTCAGACTCAATCGTCTTTGCCGCTTCGCCGCTGCGGTTGTCGGCAACGTCTTCGGCTTTGGGGAAGTAGGCCGCATGTACGGTTGTTGGACGACCTTCGACCGCCGGAAAGAACTGCCACAGTTCTTCGGCGGTAAAGCTCATCAGCGGAGCGAGCAGGCGGACGAGGGCCTCTCCGATCGTCCAGATCGCGGTCTGGGCCGAGCGGCGTGCTTTCGCATCGGGTAAAGAGATGTAGAGCCTATCCTTGATGACGTCGAAGTACACTGCGCTGAGGTCCACCACGCAGAAATCCTTCAGGCGCATGAAGAGCTTGTGGAAGCTCATCTCGTCGTACCAGTCGCGAACGTCGCCGATGACTTCAGCTAAGCGCAGCAGGATGTATTGATCGAAGGGCTGCAGTTCCTCGAACTTGAGCGCGTCTTTTGCCGGATCGAAGTTCTTCAAGTTGCCGAGGATGTAGCGGAAGGTGTTGCGGATCTTCTTGTAGTTCTCCGCAACGCGCTGCATCAGCTCTTCTGAGGCGCGTACGTCCTCGCGGAAATCCACGCTGGCTACCCAGAGGCGAACGATCTCGGCGCCGAGGCGCTTCGCGATATCGACTGGATCGACGACGTTGCCTAGCGACTTTGACATAGCGCGACCCTGTGGATCGAGCGTCCACCCGCTGGTGGCCACATGTTTGTAAGGCGCGTGACCCTGTGCGCCAATGTGGCAGAGCAGGGAAGAGTGGAACCATCCGCGATGCTGATCGCCGCCTTCGGTGTAGAAATCGGCCGTAGGCTCACCGATCACGGCCAGCTTGCTGGAGCCGCTCTCGAACCACACGTCGATGATGTCCATCTCCTTGCGGAAGCTCGTGCCGCCGCATTTGGAGCACTTGTAGCCCGAGGGCAGAAGTTCGCTGGCCTGGTGCTTGTACCAGGTATCCCCACCCTCTTTTACGACTCGTTCCACGACTCCGGCGTTGACGGCCTTGTCGCTGACGAGCGTGTTGCAGCCCTCGCAGAAGAACACCGCGATGGGGACGCCCCAGAGGCGCTGCCGTGAGATGCACCAATCGGGCCGGGTGGCGATCATGTTGGAGATGCGCTCTTCACCCCACGAAGGGTCCCATTTGACCTTCTTGATTTCGTCGAGGGCGACGGAACGAAGCGTGCCGTTGCTCATCTTGGCTTCCATGGCGATGAACCACTGTTCGGTGGCGCGGAAGATGATGGGATTATGGCAGCGCCAGCAATGCGGATACGAGTGCTCGATGTTTTCGAAACCGAGTAGCACGCCGCGCTCGCGCAGCAATTGCACGATGACCGGATTGGCCTTGAAGACGGTCATGCCGTCGTACTCAGGCAGGCCATTGCGCAAACGTCCCGCCTCGTCAACATTGCAGGTCTGGTCGATGCCGTACTTCACGCCGGTGTAGAAGTCGTCAGCGCCATGGGCAGGGGCGGTGTGTACCGCGCCGGTGCCGGTGTCCATGGTGACGTAGTCGGCGAGCACGCCGAGGATGGAGCGATCGAGGAACGGGTGCTGGAAGGTAGCGCGCTCGAGTTTGCTGCCTGCGAAGCGAGCGATTTCCTTCGCGTCATGAAGATCGGTCTTAGCCTTCGTCGCTTCGGCGAGTTCTCCGGCCACGATGTACACGAGCCCATCGTGCTCAAGGCCGACGTACTCCGCGTTCGGACTGAAGGCGATCGCCATGGAAGCGGGCAGCGTCCAAGGCGTGGTCGTCCAGATGATGGCGGCGGCCTGCTTACCCGCGAGTGCCGGATCGATGCCGCCCGGATCGCTAGTCATCATGTAACGCACGTACACGCTGGGGCTGGTGTGCATCTCGTATTCGACTTCAGCTTCCGCCAGAGCGGTCTTGTCGTGGATGCACCAGTACACAGGCCGGAGTCCTTTGTAGACCGCGCCCTGTTCGAGGAAGTCGTAGAAGATGCGCAGCACTACGGACTCGTACTCGGGCGTCATCGTCGAGTACGGTTTGTCCCACTGGCCGAAGACCCCTAGACGCTTGAACTGCTCGCGCTGGGTGTCGAGATACTTCAGCGCGTACTTTGCGCATGCCGCACGAACGTCGAGCGGGTCCATTTCGAGCTTCTTACGCCCGAGTTGTTCGTCAACCTTGATCTCGATCGGCAGCCCGTGGCAGTCCCATCCGGGGATATAGGGCGCGTCGAAGCCAGCCATGGTCTTCGACTTCACGACGAAATCTTTTAGACACTTGTTCAGGGCGTGGCCGAGGTGGATCGGTCCGTTCGCGTAGGGAGGGCCGTCGTGGAGGATGTAGCTGGGCTTGCCCTGCCGCGACTCACGAATCAATTCGTAGATTCGCTGCTCTTCCCAGCGGGCGAGCATTTTGGGCTCGTTCAGGGGAAGGTTGGCTTTCATGGCAAAGTCGGTTTTGGGCAGGTTGATGGTGTCTTTCAACTCCAGTGGCACTACGTTCTCCTGACGCCCAACCGTCGTGTCGGACGCTTTCTAAGTCGGCTCAGTATTTAGGCGACTATCTAGCCATTATAAGTTTTCAGGAAATTTCACGTCCAACGGTGAGATTGCGTCGCGTTCAACTCATCCAAACAACCATGTGCATTGAGAGCCAGAACGGCAGGTGGTATCCGGATGCTCACATTGCATCCGCAGCCACTCAGGTTCAGCAGTTTGCGTTGCGAGGGATTACAGAAATCGCTCTAGACCCGCGTGGAAAGCGGGTACTTTCTACCCAAAGCAACTTGGCAATCAAGATGCACATCTTTGACATGAAGAGCAGCGGCTCAGCCCCAGCGTTGCTCAGGATCGCAACCGATAGGCGCACATAGCGCAGGCCACAGGATCATTTAACGGGCCATCTTGAGGGGCCGAACGAAGGGCTGACATTTCGTATGTCGAATCAGGTTTTAGTACCGAATCCGAGACCGAAACAAGAGTTGAATCTGCTTCCCCCGACCCACCTCAACGAAGGTTTGTTTACGTCGTTGAGCAGAAATGTCAAAGAGTCACTCTTCCCCGAAAAACTTCCCCCGCTCCAACTTACATCGCGTCCGGTGCGGGTGCGGGAAATCTGGGGCGTTTACGGCCACCGCAAGACGAGCAATACGCTCTCTGTCGCGCTACACGTGCTCGCGATCGGCGGAATCATCGCGCTCTCGTTTACAGGCGCGAAGGTCGTCCAGAAGCAAGCTGTGGAAGAGCATGTGGTTTTGACTGATCCCGATCTCTCCGAAATCCTGCCGATGCAGCCTAAGAAAATGCAGAGCATCCAGGGCGGCGGCGGCGGTGGTGATCGAGACAAGTTGATCGCGCCAAAGGGCAAACCGCCGAAGCAGTCGATGCAACAGATCACGCCTCCGGCGATGGTGATTCGCAATGACCATCCCAAGCTCGCGGTTGAGCCGACAGTAGTTGTTCCGCCCACGGTGAAGTTGGCGTCGAATATGCCGAACCTCGGCGATCCGATGTCGAAACTTCCTTCCGGTCCCCCCTCAAACGGTATTGGCGCGGGAGCGGGCATCGGCAGCGGCACGGGTGGCGGTGTCGGTTCCGGTGAAGGAGCCGGCGTTGGCCCGGGTAAGGGCGGCGGCATTGGTGGTGGCGTGTTCCGAGTAGGCGGTGGAGTATCTGCTCCACGCGCGCTCGACACTCCTGATCCGGAGTATTCGGAAGAAGCTCGTAAAGCGAAGTACCAGGGCGTTTGCATCCTGTGGCTGATCGTCGGACCCGATGGTCATCCGCGTGACGTGAAAGTGGCGCGCAGCCTGGGAATGGGCCTCGATCAGAAGGCGATCGATGCCGTGAAGCGGTGGAAATTCGAGCCCGCAATGAAGGATGGCAAACCTGTCGCAGTGCAGATTAACGTGGAAGTGAACTTCCGCCTGTACTGAGAATTGCCGAACTTCGTGACGGCTGGCGTGAGCGGAGAACCTACCGCCGACTACCAGCCTCAAGAGAGTAAAGCGGACTGAAACTGCGGGAGAGGACAACCAGCCTCTCCCGTTCTGTTTTTGCGCTATTCTGAAAATCACGGAGCGGTCGCACTCCTCGCACTTCTTGCCGTTGAAAACTCCCAGGTGACTGGATCGGAATACACAAACTGTCGTTCTGCCCGATCCGGCAATCTGACCATCCCAATAGCGTCGTCAAGCTTCGATGAAATCACAGCTGGCGCCATTGTAGTGTGGCGGGATCGGGAGTCTTGATCGGCAACTTTTGGAGATTCAGCATAAATCGCAATGAGACAGTCCGATTGGAAAGGTATGCTGTCAATATGAGCGAAAGTGGACATGAGACGACCCCGCTGTTAACGCGCTTGAGAAAGTGGGAGCAATATGAAGACAGGCTAATCCTGTTGCTCGCACTGGTCATTGGCGCTGTCACGGGCCTGGCGGTTGTCGCATTCATTCTTCTGACGGAAAGAGAGGGGATGCGGTTGTATCCAGCAGGCGGTGCTTCCTGGCGGCACGTCCTGTTTCCAGTGTTTGGCTCTCTGGGTATTGGTTACCTGTTATTCCGCTATTTTCCTGATGCCAGAGGCAGTGGCGTACCGCAGACCAAAGCGGCGCTGTATGCGCGCGACGGCAAGATCACACTTCGCACTGTCTTAGGAAAGTTTTTTTGTACCTCCGCGACCCTGGCGAGTGGAATTCCGCTCGGGCGCGAAGGGCCTTCCGTTCAAGTGGGCGCTGGCATTGCCTCCGTGCTCGGACGTCGCCTCGGACTGCGCCCCGAAAAAGTCAAAGCGCTTCTGCCTATCGGCGCAGCTGCAGCCATCGCCGCCGCGTTTAACACACCCTTGGCTGCGGTGTTGTTTGCGCTGGAAGAGGTCGTCGGCGATCTTAACGCGCCTGTGATGGGCGGGGTGGTGATCGCTTCCGCAACCTCTTGGATGGTGCTCCGCCTCATGCTCGGCAACAGCCCGCTATTCAAAGTTCCACAATACGAACTGGTTCATCCTGCGGAATTTGCCGTTTACGCAGTTCTAGGCGTGGCTGGGGGTTTGGTTTCAGCAATTTTTACAAGACTTTTGCTAGGTATGCGGGAATGGTTTCTCGGTCTCTCTAAAAAAACACTCTGGTTCCAACCCGTCGCGGGCGGTCTGTCCGTGGGATTGCTGGGATGGTTTGTGCCGCAGGTCTTGGGCGTTGGGTATGGGTATGTCGGAAAGGCGCTGAACGGCCAAATGGCGCTGGAACTCATGGCACTACTAGTGCTCATGAAACTTGTTACCGTCACTATCAGCTATGCTTCCGGCAATGCCGGTGGCATCTTTGGCCCAGCGCTGTTCATTGGGGCGATGTTGGGCGGCTGCGTGGGGACACTGGCCCATCGCCTGTTTCCGCTGCACACTGCAATGCCGGGGGCGTATGCGCTGGTCGGAATGGGGGCGGTGTTTGCCGGTATCGTGCGTGCGCCAATGACTTCCGTGCTGATGATCTTCGAAATGACCCAGGACTACGCGGTCATTGTCCCGCTGATGATCTCGAATTTGGTTAGTCTCTTTATTGCCTCGCGCCTTCAGAAAAGGCCGATCTATGAAGCCCTTGCAATTCAGGACGGCGTTCACCTGCCTTCCTCAGAGTCACGCCGGCACCGCGATCGGCGACAAGTGATGCGAATCATGCGTCCTCCAACGGAGACGCTCTCTGCCCAAATGACGCTTGGGGAAGCGATGAAGCAGGTAGGCTCCAGTAAGGTTCAAACTTGGTTGGTGGCAGACGCGAGAGGTGTGGTTGGTGTGATCAATTTTGCGAACATGGACAGAGCAATTGACGCGGACAAGACGCTTGGGGATTTTGTGAACCCAATTGATTTTCCACATGTCCACGCCGACCATGGCTTGGACTTGGCGCTTGATCGCATGGGTGCGAACCAGGTCGAAATCTTGCCGGTCGTGAATCGGGCGAATGTCCACCAGCTTGAAGGCATCGTGACCTTGCATGATGTGTTGGTTTCATACGGTGTTGGCCAAGGGAGTTAACCTGACCAGCGTGATCCGCGTCCTCTCCTCGCCCTACGCTGCTACGAATCCTAATGCACCGCAGCACGCGCCCGGTAGACCGTTTGCTCCATTGCCTTGCTGGCGCAATGCTCGGCGGCGCGATGGGAACATTCGCGTGAGCGCATTTCGGACACGATGTTGCCGATGCGAAGGTCACTCCCATTCTCGATCTTCATGATCTTCGAGGTGGCGCAGGACTACCAGATCATGCTGTCGCTGATGATCGCGAACGTCATTTCCTTCGCGGTCGCGCGCAGCTTCTAGCGTGAGTCGCTCTTCGACACGCTGGCACCACAGGACGGCATTCATCTTCCAGAAAAAGGTGAAGAGAACCTCGGCGATCTCATAGTCGAGGCCGCCATGCGTCCACGGCGCGCGGTGCTCGATCCACAGTGGAGCGAAGCGCGCGTTACAAGAGGCATCCCGGTTCACACAGCAGGCGTTTGCCATCACCGGACCGGGGCAGGAACTCTACGGCGTGGTCACCACGCCGATGGTCACGCGCGCAGTAGCAGGAGGAGACGGCGAGAAGACCGTGTCCGAACTCGCGGTCTTAGCCTGTGGATATCGGACGTATCCCCGACCAGCCACTCTCGCTTGCACTGGAGAGACTCGGTGGCGGCGCCGCGCTGCTGCCGGTGGTGGGCCGACTCCGCCCGGATGTGCTCATCGGCGTGGTGGACGCTGAGGACGTGCTCCGGGTCTATGGGTTGACGCGCGGAGGTGGCAAGCAGGTCAAGCCGGAAGCCAGGGAGAGCAGCCTGGAGCGCCACTGAAGTTTTTACAAACGAAAAGCCGGTTTCCAATTACACTTGCACCGCTCCGTCACCGCCGTTGAGGTGATTTCCGTGTCGCGAAGCGTTTCCATTTTATATTCGCTGCTTGTGCTGAGCGGATGGGCTTGTGCTCAGGTGCTGAGCTTTCCCGCGTCCAATCCAGCCGCCATTACTACGGGCGCGGGGTTGAACCTTGTCCAAGCCACGGTAATGGACAGCAATATCGCGCTGATCGATAGCTTGAATCATAGCCCATTAGAAAACCCTACCATTGCGCTTTCTAAGCTGGATCTGAAGGCACCGGGCAAAGCGCGTCAGGAGTATGAAAAGGGGTATCAGGCGCTCGCGAAGAAAGACTTCACCCAGGCCTTGGGTCATCTCGAAAAAGCGACTGCGATCTATCCGAGTTACGTGTCGGCGTTCAATGCGCTCGGAGCAGCTCATTTAGGTCTGGGTCAAAGCGATGAGGCGCGCGCAGCGTTTGCCGAAGCAATATCGCTCGACGACCACCTGCCCAATTCTTATCTGAACATGGGCTGCGCGGAACTGGCTCTCAAGGATTACGCCGGCGCAGAGCGAGACATAACACAAGCTTCTTCCATGGCGCCTCTTGATTTTCAGGTGAAAGCAGCCCTCGCATACAGCCAATATATGAACAACAACTATCAAGCTGTGGTTGCCACGGCGGATGACGTACATGCCCGCAAACACAGTGGCGCTGCGCTGGTTCATTTCTACGCCGCAGCTGCCTGGGATGCACAAGGAAACCCGGCGTATGCGCAGCGAGAACTCCGGCTTCTGATGAAAGAGGACCCAAAATCACCAGCGGCGATCCAAGCGAAAAGCTTGATGCAACAGTTGCAAGATGAAGGCGTTCACTCCAAGAAGACGACCCGTGTTGAGAGCGGCGACCTGACTCTCGTCTCGAAAGTCTCTCTCCAAGTACCGTCCGACGACGAGGATGCTGAGCAAAAGAAAAAGCAAGATCAGAAAGAGTTAGCACAGCTCAACGATGCGGATGCTCTGGACCGTACCCAACAGGATGCTGCTGGTGAGGGAGTAGCTTCGGTCGCCACGCCCGAGTCTGCAGGTGGCACGACCGGCTACACATTCCACGCCTCCACCGATGAGGTGGCGGTCCTCTTTGCTGCGACCGACCACGGAAGGGCCGTGCCTGATCTCGACGTGAAAGACATCAAGCTGTTGGATGGCCGCCACGCTCCTGCGCTGGTCACCGGCTTCCGCAATGAGGCTCAGCTCCCCTTACGCATTGGATTGGTGATTGATACCAGTGCTTCCATCGCGGGCCGATTCAAGTTCGAGCAGGACGCGGCTGGCGAATTTCTTCAGAGAGTCCTTACTGGCCCCGAAGATCTCGGTTTCGTTGTCGGATTCTCGAACTCCATTCTCATGGCGCAGGACTTTACGCACGATTCGAAGCAAATTGCCCACAGCATTCAGGCCTTTGCTCCCTCCGGTGGTACAGCGCTTTGGGATGCAGTGAATTTCGCGGCGGAGAAACTGGCTAGCCATCCGGAGAGGCAGCCGGTGGCGAAGATCCTTATTGTCATCAGTGATGGAGAAGACAACTCAAGCGCCACCACGGCAAAACAGGCGATCCAACGCGCCCAGAGTGAAGAGGTGGCGGTTTACGCAATCAACACGCTTGAAATTACGCAACGTTCGGAGGAGCCTCCGGTCGGCGTGCGCGCTCTGAAAACACTGGCGGAGATGACCGGCGGCGCAGCCTTCACTCCCGGATCAGTGCGGTGGCTCAACAGCAGCTTGAACGATCTCCAGCAAGTCATCCGTAGTCGATATCTCATCACATACAAGCCTTCAGGATTTAAACGGGACGGCAGCTATCGCCGGGTGCAAGTAGCGGCAGAGAAAGATGGACGTAAACTGCATGTGGTCTCGCGCAGCGGCTACTACGCGACAGAGAAGCCCGCGAATTGATTCTCGGTGTTAAGAGCGCTTCGATCCTGGGGCGAATTGTTGCCATGGAAAAACGCTTGAGAACACGAGCGAGTCTTTTTGTTGCGACTGTTTCCACACTATGCTGTTGGGGCTGTGGCTCAGACCACTTGGATTGCACACCTTCGCCCCCCTCCGGTGCGGTTACGCCCGCGAGTGCGACGGCTGATCACGCCGCAGCGGCGCCAGGAAATCAAGCGCAGTTCCAAATGAAACTCAGCGGCGGCCGGGTGCCCATGGGATGCTCAGTTCCTCCACAAGCGTTTATGCAAACCTGGGTATCTTCCGATCCTGCGGATGTCCAGTTCAGTAACACGATGCCCGGACTCGCGACCTGTGCGAACGCAACGTCCGGTGTGGTGACGGTAACGGCGACCCAGAAGCTCAGCGGCCAAACCGCGCAAGCGTCGGCTAAGCTCACGTGCAACTGAACTCACCTGCAAATAGCTATTGCCGAACGTTTTCCTCGACGGCATCGTGCCCGAGTAACCGTGCAGCCCGGCAACATGCTCCCATTGGGATCGGCG
This window encodes:
- a CDS encoding chloride channel protein; this encodes MSESGHETTPLLTRLRKWEQYEDRLILLLALVIGAVTGLAVVAFILLTEREGMRLYPAGGASWRHVLFPVFGSLGIGYLLFRYFPDARGSGVPQTKAALYARDGKITLRTVLGKFFCTSATLASGIPLGREGPSVQVGAGIASVLGRRLGLRPEKVKALLPIGAAAAIAAAFNTPLAAVLFALEEVVGDLNAPVMGGVVIASATSWMVLRLMLGNSPLFKVPQYELVHPAEFAVYAVLGVAGGLVSAIFTRLLLGMREWFLGLSKKTLWFQPVAGGLSVGLLGWFVPQVLGVGYGYVGKALNGQMALELMALLVLMKLVTVTISYASGNAGGIFGPALFIGAMLGGCVGTLAHRLFPLHTAMPGAYALVGMGAVFAGIVRAPMTSVLMIFEMTQDYAVIVPLMISNLVSLFIASRLQKRPIYEALAIQDGVHLPSSESRRHRDRRQVMRIMRPPTETLSAQMTLGEAMKQVGSSKVQTWLVADARGVVGVINFANMDRAIDADKTLGDFVNPIDFPHVHADHGLDLALDRMGANQVEILPVVNRANVHQLEGIVTLHDVLVSYGVGQGS
- the lspA gene encoding signal peptidase II; its protein translation is MTKSHGTTRSLYIATALAIFLLDRWTKFIVAQKISLFDSISVIPGFFKITHLRNTGAAFSLFADAPAAWRMATLVIFSIVALVIVLVLLVRNSRAFTWNGFSLALILGGALGNLWDRVLHGWVTDFLLVYYKRWEWPAFNVADSAICVGAVLLIAEMLFKREHAPAHDTQLAKE
- a CDS encoding VWA domain-containing protein gives rise to the protein MHRSVTAVEVISVSRSVSILYSLLVLSGWACAQVLSFPASNPAAITTGAGLNLVQATVMDSNIALIDSLNHSPLENPTIALSKLDLKAPGKARQEYEKGYQALAKKDFTQALGHLEKATAIYPSYVSAFNALGAAHLGLGQSDEARAAFAEAISLDDHLPNSYLNMGCAELALKDYAGAERDITQASSMAPLDFQVKAALAYSQYMNNNYQAVVATADDVHARKHSGAALVHFYAAAAWDAQGNPAYAQRELRLLMKEDPKSPAAIQAKSLMQQLQDEGVHSKKTTRVESGDLTLVSKVSLQVPSDDEDAEQKKKQDQKELAQLNDADALDRTQQDAAGEGVASVATPESAGGTTGYTFHASTDEVAVLFAATDHGRAVPDLDVKDIKLLDGRHAPALVTGFRNEAQLPLRIGLVIDTSASIAGRFKFEQDAAGEFLQRVLTGPEDLGFVVGFSNSILMAQDFTHDSKQIAHSIQAFAPSGGTALWDAVNFAAEKLASHPERQPVAKILIVISDGEDNSSATTAKQAIQRAQSEEVAVYAINTLEITQRSEEPPVGVRALKTLAEMTGGAAFTPGSVRWLNSSLNDLQQVIRSRYLITYKPSGFKRDGSYRRVQVAAEKDGRKLHVVSRSGYYATEKPAN
- a CDS encoding GNAT family N-acetyltransferase: MRITIATSPAEIERLRPAWERLHDRERQSIFQDYTLNCLAATHFAERESPYIMMAESESSVAIVPAAVRKHDGSITLLGETLFDYRDVLCGGTNEALEAAWAEIAKLQRRLSFFAVHPDAQARWQMIPMHDFANAPRVRAADCDSDEFRASHNKLGMFYRRMIKRGAHLFTHAGDNCALIRTIYERKASQFPHETNNIFLDPHRREFMEVACAALGSRCEIFSLEIGTELIAALVTLRDHTVRRFYTVYFHPAWSKFSPGVVLIYEVTARSLTEGLDCDYLTGEYGYKNRLATAMVPLRRVEASAEELAAIAARKKAA
- the ileS gene encoding isoleucine--tRNA ligase, whose translation is MPLELKDTINLPKTDFAMKANLPLNEPKMLARWEEQRIYELIRESRQGKPSYILHDGPPYANGPIHLGHALNKCLKDFVVKSKTMAGFDAPYIPGWDCHGLPIEIKVDEQLGRKKLEMDPLDVRAACAKYALKYLDTQREQFKRLGVFGQWDKPYSTMTPEYESVVLRIFYDFLEQGAVYKGLRPVYWCIHDKTALAEAEVEYEMHTSPSVYVRYMMTSDPGGIDPALAGKQAAAIIWTTTPWTLPASMAIAFSPNAEYVGLEHDGLVYIVAGELAEATKAKTDLHDAKEIARFAGSKLERATFQHPFLDRSILGVLADYVTMDTGTGAVHTAPAHGADDFYTGVKYGIDQTCNVDEAGRLRNGLPEYDGMTVFKANPVIVQLLRERGVLLGFENIEHSYPHCWRCHNPIIFRATEQWFIAMEAKMSNGTLRSVALDEIKKVKWDPSWGEERISNMIATRPDWCISRQRLWGVPIAVFFCEGCNTLVSDKAVNAGVVERVVKEGGDTWYKHQASELLPSGYKCSKCGGTSFRKEMDIIDVWFESGSSKLAVIGEPTADFYTEGGDQHRGWFHSSLLCHIGAQGHAPYKHVATSGWTLDPQGRAMSKSLGNVVDPVDIAKRLGAEIVRLWVASVDFREDVRASEELMQRVAENYKKIRNTFRYILGNLKNFDPAKDALKFEELQPFDQYILLRLAEVIGDVRDWYDEMSFHKLFMRLKDFCVVDLSAVYFDVIKDRLYISLPDAKARRSAQTAIWTIGEALVRLLAPLMSFTAEELWQFFPAVEGRPTTVHAAYFPKAEDVADNRSGEAAKTIESEYERLIAVRTDVLKALEEARNAKLIGSGLEAQVVLTAPAELVPLLEKHKAELRYLFIVSDVQLATGGTNGSGLQVQVNKAPGQKCERCWNYSTHVGEDAEYPTVCERCSPVLHKLEATAGAH
- a CDS encoding esterase, with translation MHCIGIFAALLTAAATLSAQPPMIKSPEVHPDGTVTFRLFAPAAKSVGVNIELASGEQKLSLTKDDNGLWSATTAAFTPDMYSYGMNVDGMEIIDPNVHHYVPNYLAQGAVFIVPGNSPQPWEETDVPHGQLHRHFYTSKLIGDRRDYYVYTPPDYDPKGKTKYPVLYLLHGYSDMANGWVVMGRANFIMDNLIAQGKTKPMIVVMTLGYGEPHILDGGWTGVRDNKLWKSNITKFTDALLTEVIPQVEKDYAVKADRENRAVAGLSMGGAETIYTGLHNIDKFAYIAPLSSAIFDDPNVEFPDLNAKSTEKIKMLWIACGKDDGLLKQNRDFKTWLTSKGVKYTSIETDGAHTWQVWRRNLIDFSQLLFR
- a CDS encoding energy transducer TonB, which encodes MNLLPPTHLNEGLFTSLSRNVKESLFPEKLPPLQLTSRPVRVREIWGVYGHRKTSNTLSVALHVLAIGGIIALSFTGAKVVQKQAVEEHVVLTDPDLSEILPMQPKKMQSIQGGGGGGDRDKLIAPKGKPPKQSMQQITPPAMVIRNDHPKLAVEPTVVVPPTVKLASNMPNLGDPMSKLPSGPPSNGIGAGAGIGSGTGGGVGSGEGAGVGPGKGGGIGGGVFRVGGGVSAPRALDTPDPEYSEEARKAKYQGVCILWLIVGPDGHPRDVKVARSLGMGLDQKAIDAVKRWKFEPAMKDGKPVAVQINVEVNFRLY